A stretch of the Propionispora hippei DSM 15287 genome encodes the following:
- a CDS encoding transposase, producing the protein MVKRKITPERREQRKKLLELLQRAGINDVAGVQELFKEMVSTVLENGLEGELDDELGYSKYDYRNKETDNSRNGYSEKTLKTS; encoded by the coding sequence ATGGTAAAAAGAAAAATCACCCCGGAACGACGAGAACAAAGAAAGAAATTACTAGAACTGCTACAAAGAGCCGGAATTAACGATGTTGCCGGAGTCCAGGAACTGTTTAAGGAAATGGTAAGTACCGTTTTAGAAAATGGACTGGAAGGCGAATTAGATGATGAATTAGGCTATAGCAAGTACGATTATCGTAATAAGGAAACCGATAATAGCCGTAACGGCTACAGCGAAAAAACACTAAAGACTAGCC
- a CDS encoding helix-turn-helix domain-containing protein: MANKLGNFIREKRGNESLRELAKRCNVSHTLIDTLEKGYDPRTGKPARPTVDSLKKIAKGLGVNVMDLLILAAEEETDS, encoded by the coding sequence ATGGCTAACAAGCTTGGTAATTTCATCAGAGAAAAACGAGGAAATGAATCATTACGTGAATTAGCCAAACGCTGTAATGTAAGCCATACATTAATCGATACATTAGAAAAAGGCTATGATCCCAGGACAGGAAAACCAGCAAGACCTACTGTCGACTCATTGAAAAAGATTGCTAAAGGTTTAGGAGTTAACGTCATGGATCTTTTAATATTGGCTGCCGAAGAAGAAACGGATTCTTAG
- a CDS encoding helix-turn-helix domain-containing protein has translation MRLSHKLTAEQFGKEFSVSKQTVSRWEETIPKTV, from the coding sequence TTGCGACTCTCTCATAAATTAACTGCTGAACAATTTGGAAAAGAATTTAGCGTTTCTAAACAAACCGTTAGCCGTTGGGAAGAGACTATCCCGAAAACTGTGTAA